The nucleotide window ATGATCCAGCGGCTGAAGATCGCCGAAAGCCATGCGCTGATGGGGCAGGCACAGGCGGCGGGCATACTGCCGGAGTTCACCGGCCGGGCCCTGGTCGGGCCCGCTCCCGGTCAGGAGATCCGGCGTGTGCCGGACCTGGCGGCTGCGCCGGTCTGCCTGACCAATCCGACCGATCCTGCCTGTCCCACCATCAAGGTGGAAAAATCACGTGCGCTCGACAGGCTGGGGCCGTTCTTCCGGTTCGAGCTGAACCTGGTCCAGCCCCTTTACACCTGGGGCAAGCTGGAGTCGGCCAGAATGCTGGCACAGGCCGGAATCCGGAATTCGGAACTGGAACTGGCGCTCAAGCGGGCAGAGATCCGCAAGCGGATACGCGAGCTCTACTGGGGACTGCTTGCCGCTGGCGACGGGATCGACCTGGTCGCCGATGTCGAAAAGCAGCTCGCCAGCAACCGGGACACAATCAAGGAAAAGGTCGAGATGGACGACGGGGAGTTCACCCTGACCGATCTCTACCGCGTGGAAATCTTCCTCGGCCAGCTCCGGATGCAGATCGAGAAGGTACGGGCCCAGCAGGAACTGGCGCGGACGACGCTGGCAGTGATGCTCGGCCTCGATCCGGAGGACGAGTTCCAGCTCGCCGAGGAGGACATCGCCCCGGTGGAGATCGATCTGGACCCGGTGACATTTTACGAGGACTCCGCATCCATCAACCATTTCAATGCCCGCCGGGCAGGTGTGGGTGTCGAGGCCCGCCGGGCACAACTGGGAACGCTCAAGTCATGGATGAAGCCGGATGTGTTCGTCGCCGGGCAGGGGTTTGCCGCCTACGCCCCCCGGCGTGAGGTCCGTTCGATATTCGCCGGTGACTATTTCCGGTCGGTTGGTGGTGGCGTCGTGCTGGGCCTGAATTTCGATTTCAGCGGGTGGATGCACGAGGCCAAGCGCGACGAGGCACTGGCGCAGTACGAGCAGGCGCGAATTGGCCAGGAGGCAGCCATCATGGGGCTCCGTATCCAGGCGCGGCAGGCCTACTACGAGATGCTCCGCGCGCAGCGGACTGTGGAGGCGCTGCGTGAGGCTAACCTGTCCAGCCGCCGGTGGTTCCGTTCGGCGAGCCTGAACTGGGGCGTCGGCGTCGAGACGACCGATAACCTCCTGATTGCCTACCAGAACTACCTCCAGACGCGCGGAAGTTTCCTGAGTGCCATATTCGAGAACAACAAGGCCTGGGCCGAACTCATTGAGGCGGCCGGTTTGGAGGACACCAGTCCATGACAATGAAACGGTTTGTGGCTCTTCTGCTGGCGGTTTGCTGTCTTGTACCCTCTCTGGTGATTGCTTCGGACGCGGGTCCGTTGCCGCTCATCCAGTCGCGGGACCAGGAGATACGGGCGTATATTGGCAAGCGGACGCTGCCGCTTTCGGCCAAGGACAAGGAGCCGCTCAAGCAGCTGCTGAATGACCTGTTCGACTACGACCGCATCGCGCTGGACGCACTGGGCGCACGTAACCAGAAGCTCGCCAGCAAGAAGGAACTGGACGAGTTTCTCTCGTTGTTCCGGCAGGTCACTGTCAACAACTCGGTTTCGGACAAGGCTCTCGAGTACTATTCGGAAGGGCGCATCCAGTACCGCAAGCCGGAGGAGGTGGGCCGCCGCACTGTGGTAAGTGCAAAGATTACCTACAAGGGTGAGGAGATCCGGCTCGACTACTATTTCGAGAAAAACCCCAAAGGTGAATGGCGGATCACGGACTACTCGGTCGATGATGCCTCTCTCGTCGATACCTACCGGGTGAGTTTCAGCAAGATCATCAAGGATAACGGCTTCGGCGAGCTGCTTCGCCGTCTGCGCAACCGTCTGGAAAGCCCCGACGACACCAAGCTGGGCGGCGCCACCAAGCTGTAGGCTGGCAGTTAACCCCTCCCCGTTGACCTCTTGCGGGCCGGACGGGTAACTGTTCCCTTCCGCTGAATGGCCATTCATTTACGGAACGGAGATAACCTGAACATGCCGACCATGCGTGAGCGGATTGCGGAACTCGACAAAAAGCGCGCCGATACCCTGCTGCTGGGCGGGGAAGACAAGATCCAGAAGCAGCACGAACGGGGCAAGCTGACCTGTCGCGAGCGCATTGACCTGCTGCTTGATCCGGGGTCGTTCATGGAGTTCGGGCGGCTGGGCTATCACCACGGTGACAGCAAGGCACGCTCCCCGGCCGACGGCTGTGTTACCGGTTACGGAACGGTGAACGGCCGGAAGGTGGCGGTGGCCGCCTACGACTTCACGGTCTTCGGCGGTTCTATCGGAGAGGTTTCCGAGAACAAGATGGCCCGGCTGCGGGAGATGGTCCTGCGCTGGCGGATTCCGATCGTGTGGCTGATCGATTCGGCCGGCGCCCGCATCGGCGGCGGCAGCCATGACCGTGAGGCGTCGAGGTTCGCCGGCACCGGGTTCCTGTTCCAGGAACAGGCAGTGCTTTCAGGCGTCGTGCCCCAGGTGTGCGCGATGGTGGGACCGGGAGCGGCGGGGACGGCCTACATTCCCGGCCTTGCCGACTTCGTTCCAATGGTGAAGGGCACGTCCAGCATGGCGCTTGCCGGTCCGTATCTGGTGAAGGCGGCCGTGGGCGAGGACGTGTCGGAGCAGGATCTCGGCGGTTCGCAGATTCACACGGAAATTTCCGGCGTGGGCGATCTGGAAACCGCCAGCGATCAGGAGTGCATCGAGAAGATCAAGCAATACCTTTCCTATTTCCCGTCGAACTGCGAGGAAAAGCCCCCTGTCGTTCCATACACCGGAAAGGACGGTCTCATTGAGGACAAGATCCTTGATGTGATTCCCGACAATCCCAAACGGGCTTATGACGTTCATAAGGTGATCGGGTTCATCGCCGATGAAGGCTCGTTCTTCGAGATGAAGCCCAAATGGGCGCGGAATATCTGTACCGGCTTCGCCCGGTTCGGGGGCCGTCCGGCGGGAATCGTCGCCTCGAACCCGATGTTCCTGGGCGGTGCGCTGGACGTGAATGCCGCGGACAAGGCCGCACGTTTTGTGTGGCTGTGTGATGCCTTCTCGATTCCGCTTGTCTTTCTGCAGGATACTCCGGGGTTTGTCGTTGGCTCGAAGGTTGAGCAGCAGGGGATCATCCGGCATGGCGCAAAAATGCTGCATGCGGTAGCGACCGCCACGGTGCCAAAGGTGACCATACTGCTCCGCAAGTGCTACGGCGCGGGCTATTACGTGATGAATGGTGCGGCCTATGAACCGGACGCGATCCTCGCCTGGCCGCTGGCGGAGATTTCAGTCATGGGGCCGGAAGGAATGGTGGCGATCTTCGCCCGGAAGATGCTCGAAGCCATGCCGGAGGCCCAGCGGCCGGATGCCGCCAAGCAGATGGCAGACAAGATCCGGGAAACGATAGATCCCTACGTTGCCGCCGGCTGGGCGATGGTCGATGACGTGATCGACCCCCGGGAAACCCGGCAACGGATCATCCAGGCCCTGTTCTTTTCGGAGTCCAAGCGGATGCTCCGTCCCTATCGGAAACACGGAGTTTATCCGGTTTAAGGCAGTAACCGGGACTTTGCCGTGCCGCGCCAAGAGCGGTTTTCACAGTCTCTTGACGCGGCGGGCATATATTTGTCGTGAAATTTTGAATATAGTGAAAGGGCGCGTGGAGGGATTCTCGCTTGGGCAAGGGCAAGACGATCCTCGTGGTGGATGACGATCCGGAAACCCGGACAATGCTCCGGGAGATGCTGGAACCGCAGGGATATGCGGTGGTTCTGGCAGAGGATGGCGTCGAGGCGCTCAACAAGCTGGAAAAGTCGAAGTTCGATCTTGTCCTGATGGATCTCGCCATGCCCCGCATGGATGGAATACAGGCCACTCGCGAAATCCGCCTCCGGTCCTATGGCTCGAAACTCCCTGTGGTGGCGATTTCGGCCCACACCTCCGGTACCGCCGAGGAAGAGGCGTTCGATGCCGGGATGGACGGCTATCTCAGGAAGCCCTTTACCCGCGACCTTATTCTCCTTGAAATCCGCCGCCAGTTCGGCGGATGAGTTTCCCTCCCAGTTGTCCCGCGCCCGGCGCGTGCTACACACGTCCTGGGTGTGCCGCAGTTTCAGGGGCTGGGGCACCCATGAAGGGCGGCCCCATTCAGGTGGCCGGTAGATACGGTTATGGACCAGTCGAACAGGCATCGTGTGATCGAATTCGCCCGGCGGGTGCTGGGTGACGAGCGCGTGGACCTCATTCTGAATGCCCCGTTCAACGATCTGGGTTTCGGCTACGACCAGTTCGGCATGGAGCGCGAATCAATCCTGCTGGGCTACCTGCTGGCACGGCCGCTTTACCAGAGCTGGTTCCGCGCAGAAAGCACGGGACATGAAAACCTGCCAGCCAGGGGCCGGGCGATGGTCGTTCCGAACCACTCCGGCGTGCTGCCGATCGACGGCCTGCTGATTTACATTGACATCATGGAGAAGGCACCCAATCCCCGGCTGATGAGGGGGATCATCGAAAAGGTGTTTTCGGGGAT belongs to Deltaproteobacteria bacterium and includes:
- a CDS encoding TolC family protein translates to MSGLLRLSCLLVLLLLVAAPFSPLLAQASDPDTGAVQAGKPRQDRYPGPPLPDIDTRIYNLDACLRIADQVSPEVMIQRLKIAESHALMGQAQAAGILPEFTGRALVGPAPGQEIRRVPDLAAAPVCLTNPTDPACPTIKVEKSRALDRLGPFFRFELNLVQPLYTWGKLESARMLAQAGIRNSELELALKRAEIRKRIRELYWGLLAAGDGIDLVADVEKQLASNRDTIKEKVEMDDGEFTLTDLYRVEIFLGQLRMQIEKVRAQQELARTTLAVMLGLDPEDEFQLAEEDIAPVEIDLDPVTFYEDSASINHFNARRAGVGVEARRAQLGTLKSWMKPDVFVAGQGFAAYAPRREVRSIFAGDYFRSVGGGVVLGLNFDFSGWMHEAKRDEALAQYEQARIGQEAAIMGLRIQARQAYYEMLRAQRTVEALREANLSSRRWFRSASLNWGVGVETTDNLLIAYQNYLQTRGSFLSAIFENNKAWAELIEAAGLEDTSP
- a CDS encoding ABC transporter substrate-binding protein, whose translation is MTMKRFVALLLAVCCLVPSLVIASDAGPLPLIQSRDQEIRAYIGKRTLPLSAKDKEPLKQLLNDLFDYDRIALDALGARNQKLASKKELDEFLSLFRQVTVNNSVSDKALEYYSEGRIQYRKPEEVGRRTVVSAKITYKGEEIRLDYYFEKNPKGEWRITDYSVDDASLVDTYRVSFSKIIKDNGFGELLRRLRNRLESPDDTKLGGATKL
- a CDS encoding acyl-CoA carboxylase subunit beta → MRERIAELDKKRADTLLLGGEDKIQKQHERGKLTCRERIDLLLDPGSFMEFGRLGYHHGDSKARSPADGCVTGYGTVNGRKVAVAAYDFTVFGGSIGEVSENKMARLREMVLRWRIPIVWLIDSAGARIGGGSHDREASRFAGTGFLFQEQAVLSGVVPQVCAMVGPGAAGTAYIPGLADFVPMVKGTSSMALAGPYLVKAAVGEDVSEQDLGGSQIHTEISGVGDLETASDQECIEKIKQYLSYFPSNCEEKPPVVPYTGKDGLIEDKILDVIPDNPKRAYDVHKVIGFIADEGSFFEMKPKWARNICTGFARFGGRPAGIVASNPMFLGGALDVNAADKAARFVWLCDAFSIPLVFLQDTPGFVVGSKVEQQGIIRHGAKMLHAVATATVPKVTILLRKCYGAGYYVMNGAAYEPDAILAWPLAEISVMGPEGMVAIFARKMLEAMPEAQRPDAAKQMADKIRETIDPYVAAGWAMVDDVIDPRETRQRIIQALFFSESKRMLRPYRKHGVYPV
- a CDS encoding response regulator, with translation MGKGKTILVVDDDPETRTMLREMLEPQGYAVVLAEDGVEALNKLEKSKFDLVLMDLAMPRMDGIQATREIRLRSYGSKLPVVAISAHTSGTAEEEAFDAGMDGYLRKPFTRDLILLEIRRQFGG